In Cloacibacillus sp., the genomic window TGACCCGAACGTACTCTCCCAGGTGGCTCAGGCGCTGCGCGGGGCCGGTTATAACGTGGGGACGATCGAGGTTCAGATGGTGCCGAAGAACACGGTGGCGATCGGCAATAAGTCGGACGCCGCGAAGATGCTCGCGATGATCGAGCGCTTCGAGGACCACGACGACGTGCAGGCGGTCTACGCGAACTTCGACATTCCGGACGAGATCCTGGCGGAACTTGACTAATCAAAACGATAACGGCGCCATAAGAGCGCTTGGCATTGACCCCGGGCTCGGGACTCTGGGCTACGGGGTCGTTTCACAGTTGGGGAATTCGCTGATCTGCGAGACCTACGGCGTCATCAAGACGCCGCCGAAACTTTCGCTCTCTCAGCGCCTCTCATGCCTTTACAGCGAGCTTGGGACAAAGGCGAGGGAGTTCCCGCCGGATATGGTCGCGGTGGAGAAGCTCTTCTTCGGCAGAAACGTCACCACTGCGGAGATGGTCTGGCAGGCGCGCGGCGTCGTGCTGCTCTTCGCGGCGCAGCTTGGTTTTGAACCCTATGAGATAAAGCCCAGCGAGGTGAAGCTCGCCGTCTGCGGCTACGGCAGCGCCGAAAAGGGACAGGTGCAGGGGATGGTGGCCCATCTGCTCGGCCTTGAGAAAAAACCCAGCCCGGACGACGCGGCAGACGCGCTCGCGATAGCGATCGCGGGGCTCGCGATGCGTAATTACGACCAGAACATTCTGAAAGGATATTGAGATGATAAATTACCTGCGCGGCACTCTTTCGTCATTTTCAAAGGAAAGCATCGTTCTCGACGTTTCCGGCTTCGGGATAGAGGTATATCCGACGAAGGCGCTGCTGGCCTCCGCCGTGATCGGCGAGGAGATGAAGTGCCACACCTATCTCCAGATAAGCGACGCGGGGCTCGCGATGTTCGGTTTCGCCTCCGAGACGGAGAGAGACTTTTTTCTTGAGCTGCTGCAGGTCAAGACGGTCGGGGGGAAGCTCGCGATCACACTCATGCGCTATCTTGACATCGGCCATATCATCGAGGCTGTGAAAATCGGCAATGTCTCGATGCTCTCCGTACCCGGCCTGGGGACCAAGAGGGCGGAACGCATCTGCT contains:
- the ruvC gene encoding crossover junction endodeoxyribonuclease RuvC, producing MTNQNDNGAIRALGIDPGLGTLGYGVVSQLGNSLICETYGVIKTPPKLSLSQRLSCLYSELGTKAREFPPDMVAVEKLFFGRNVTTAEMVWQARGVVLLFAAQLGFEPYEIKPSEVKLAVCGYGSAEKGQVQGMVAHLLGLEKKPSPDDAADALAIAIAGLAMRNYDQNILKGY
- the ruvA gene encoding Holliday junction branch migration protein RuvA, which produces MINYLRGTLSSFSKESIVLDVSGFGIEVYPTKALLASAVIGEEMKCHTYLQISDAGLAMFGFASETERDFFLELLQVKTVGGKLAITLMRYLDIGHIIEAVKIGNVSMLSVPGLGTKRAERICFELKPKIEKKFAGIAAEAAAPGATSFDSFVTDALTGLGFSHGECARAIATAKAQADDDTQWSEESLLMASLSILQRR